The sequence below is a genomic window from Thiohalobacter sp..
GGATTGTCGCGGTTGGAGAACTGGTCGAGCACCTTGCCCTTGCCCTCTGCCTGCATCTGCAGGGCCAGGTCACGCGCGCCCTCCATGCTCTGTTCCCGGCTGACAAGCATGATCTCGGCACCGTAGGCCTTCATCACCTGGCGCCGCTCCACACTCATGTTCTCGGGCATGATGAGAATCAGCCGATAGCCCTTGATGGCCGCGGCCATGGCCAGGGCGATGCCGGTGTTGCCGCTGGTGGCCTCGATCAGGGTGTCGCCGGGGCGGATGTCGCCGCGTTCCTCGGCATGGCGGATCATGGACAGTGCCGGGCGGTCCTTCACCGAGCCGGCCGGGTTGTTGCCCTCCAGCTTGACGAGGACGACATTGCTGGTCTCCCCGGGCAGGCGCTGCAGCCGTACCAGCGGGGTGTTGCCCACGAAGGCTTCGAGTGTCGGAAAGTCCATGGCGCTCAGTGTACTGCAAGCCCGGCCGGGGCCGAAACCGCCGCGCCTCGGCAGCTTTTTGACGCCCCCGGACAAAACCCGCATATTGGAACTTCGGGCACGGGCATGCCCGTATCCGCGGACATGGTGGAACACCGGCGGCAGGGACAGGGCCGCACGCCAGGGAAAGGCCCATGAACATAATGAACGACGCTTTCGACCGAGGAGAGAGACCCATGGCATCGTCCCTGCGCGGCCTGATGGCGGCCGCCTGTCTGCTGATACCGCCAACGCTGGCGGCCGACACCCTGACTCTGGCCGGCCTCACCGAGGAGGACTACTACCTGACCCGTTACCCCGT
It includes:
- the cysM gene encoding cysteine synthase CysM produces the protein MDFPTLEAFVGNTPLVRLQRLPGETSNVVLVKLEGNNPAGSVKDRPALSMIRHAEERGDIRPGDTLIEATSGNTGIALAMAAAIKGYRLILIMPENMSVERRQVMKAYGAEIMLVSREQSMEGARDLALQMQAEGKGKVLDQFSNRDNPLAHYETTGPEIWRDTGGAITHFVSSMGTTGTIMGTSRYLKERNQGVQVIGVQPTEGSSIPGIRRWPKAYLPRIYDPSRVDRIMEVDQQTAEDTTRALAAREGIFCGISSGGAVAAALRLSAQLENAVIVTIICDRGDRYLSTGVFPA